Within the Enterobacter bugandensis genome, the region CCGGCTCACGCTCGACGCGCTGAAAAGCGGCCTGCTCGCGCTGCCCTTCCGGGAGGCGATAGCAACAGGGGACGGTTACTATCTTGTCTGGCCGAAAAATTCGCTCAGAGGACAGAGTATTGAACGGTTGCTGGCCTGGCTTAACCTCAATTCGCCGGTCGTTCCTTCGCTGGATATCGTCTGTCTTGAGTATAATGAAAAGCGGCTGTCTTAAATCAAACAGGATATTCCTTACGGACTATCCTGTTTAATAAGTTTACGCGTAGGGTATATTCGCCATCTTTTTATATCTTTCCGGCAGTGCGCTATTCAGGTTAAGTAATTTATCCAGAATATAAAGCGCTGGCGTCCCCTTTGCGCGCTCTTCGTCGATCAGCGAAGAACGTAGCACATTGGCAGCCGAGGTCATTTTACGAAAATACTCTTCTGATTCCGGCGTCTGTACTTCACCGGACTCGGCGTAACGCACCCGTGGCCAGTCCGCGAAGTCAGGCTGGGGGAAGAGTCCGACGTCTTTTGTAATATGTGCTGAGAGTAGCTCCTCGGCATTGCCAGGAGCGTTCTGGGCAAATGAGAGCAGGTGCAGTCGATGTATAAATGGCGAAAGCGCTTCTGAACGATGACTTTCTGAGGAAAGTAAGGTGATTAGCGCAGGTATTTTTTCATCAGCGGTGCTTTTTTCTGGTGAGAGGGTTTTCAATAAATGGAATAAAACATCGAGTGTCATAGGTGCTCCATATCCGCACATTATTATTTATTGTTTTTACGTCGCTATCTGTTTTTGACAGCGGTATACCAGGGGTAAATGGATGGTATTTCAGTGCGGTTATGTTTGAAAAACGATAAATAGTTGGCATTAATGTGAGTTTTACTCAATGTGGCGCTCTGGGCTCCAACATTGCAGATCCTCTCACGGCAGCGTTTTGTTTCACAAATGCCTTAGCTTATCGGCTTTTCAGGATGGTATAACGTCGTGCAGCAATCGGCTTGCCGTTAATCGCCACATTCTCAAAGGCTTATATGAAACAAATTACTTTTAGTGACCTGCAGCAGCAAAGCGAGCAGGCCGCACATTCTCCTCGCTTACGCGCACACCGTAATTTACACCCTGACCTGAGCGACCCGGTGCAGCGCCTGGCCATTGCAATGGAACCCGGTACCTATGTCCGCCCCCATCGCCATCCGCACACGTTTGAACTGCTGACGGCGCTGAGCGGCCGCTTTCTGGTGCTGAATTTTGACGACAGCGGAAACGTGACCCGGCGCGTGGTGTTAGGCGAAGAGTGTAAAGTCCTGGAGATGGATGCCGGAACCTGGCATGCCGTGCTGTCGCTGGATAAAGGCGGCGTCATTTTTGAGGTAAAACACGGGGCGTATCAGCCCGTGCCTGAGCACGATACCGCCCCGTGGTCGCCTGCT harbors:
- a CDS encoding WbuC family cupin fold metalloprotein, producing MKQITFSDLQQQSEQAAHSPRLRAHRNLHPDLSDPVQRLAIAMEPGTYVRPHRHPHTFELLTALSGRFLVLNFDDSGNVTRRVVLGEECKVLEMDAGTWHAVLSLDKGGVIFEVKHGAYQPVPEHDTAPWSPAQNAPGTVELMKWYAQAQVGDRRFTL